In a genomic window of Zingiber officinale cultivar Zhangliang chromosome 9B, Zo_v1.1, whole genome shotgun sequence:
- the LOC122023970 gene encoding F-actin-capping protein subunit alpha — protein sequence MADGGGEEPEELSDKQKAEIARWFLTSAPAGEIQYVAKDVRSILGDDKIYELAAAEAFPVYNKTHFIALQMPDRSGDVLITTYGELDKNNYLDPRTAQVATVDHAKQVCTSLRPANDEELPSAYVEEFRGSLDAELSKYVAETYPKGTCAVYSTSGKDSEGPGVDFEFAVVISAAKHSPQNFCNGSWRSIWTVDFKDDTQIVEIKGKIQVVAHYFEEGNVQLDAKNECKDSTIFQSPEDCAVSITNIVRNHETEYMAYLEASYLNLPDTTFKDLRRKLPVTRTLFPWQNTIQFSLTKDINKELGIGK from the exons ATGGCGGACGGAGGAGGAGAGGAGCCCGAGGAGCTCAGCGACAAGCAGAAGGCGGAGATCGCGAGATGGTTCCTCACCAGCGCCCCCGCCGGCGAGATCCAGTATGTCGCCAAAG ACGTGAGGTCGATACTAGGGGACGACAAAATCTACGAGCTTGCCGCTGCAGAGGCTTTTCCCGTCTACAACAAAACTCATTTTATCGCTCTCCAGATGCCCGATCGAAGTGGCGAT GTGCTTATTACCACATATGGAGAACTTGACAAGAACAACTATCTTGATCCTAGGACTGCTCAAGTTGCCACAGTGGATCATGCCAAGCAA GTTTGCACTAGTTTAAGACCTGCCAATGATGAGGAACTCCCATCTGCGTATGTTGAAGAATTCAG GGGTTCCCTGGATGCTGAACTTAGCAAATATGTTGCAGAAACTTATCCAAAAGGAACTTGTGCTGTTTACAGCACTAGTGGAAAAGATTCAGAAGGACCAGGAGTTGATTTCGAGTTTGCAGTGGTGATTTCTGCTGCTAAGCATAGCCCACAGAACTTCTG TAATGGCAGCTGGCGATCAATTTGGACTGTAGATTTCAAGGATGATACACAGATTGTTGAAATAAAAGGAAAGATACAG GTAGTAGCTCATTACTTTGAAGAAGGAAATGTCCAGTTGGATGCTAAAAATGAATGCAAGGATTCCACTATTTTCCAG TCTCCTGAAGATTGTGCAGTCTCAATAACCAACATTGTTCGCAACCATGAGACTGAATACATGGCATATCTTGAG GCATCTTATTTAAATTTACCCGACACCACTTTCAAG GATCTGAGGAGGAAACTTCCTGTCACTCGAACTCTTTTCCCATGGCAGAACACCATCCAATTCAGCCTCACCAAGGACATAAACAAAGAACTTGGAATCGGAAAGTGA
- the LOC122025345 gene encoding caffeoylshikimate esterase-like produces MEVEYQEEYIQNSRGLRLFTCRWLPLSSSPKALVFLCHGYGVECSGFMKGCGIRLATAGFGVFGIDYEGHGKSMGSRAYIKKFQHIIEDSYQFFKSVAGTEEYRDRCRFLYGESMGGAVALLFHRRDPTFWDGAVLVAPMCKISEKVKPHPVVVNLLTRVEEIIPKWKIVPSKDVIDSAFKDPIKREQIRSNKLIYQDKPRLKTALELLRTSMELENNLSTVKLPFFVLHGEADTVTDPEVSRALYERSGSADKTIKLYPGMWHGLTAGEPDDNVEAVFADIIEWLDRRSFCRAHEWAENVKVVGSDGGSPVSPAAAGRRRFLCGLKGRTQHHSAM; encoded by the exons ATGGAGGTGGAATACCAAGAg GAGTACATCCAGAACTCAAGAGGCTTGCGGCTATTCACATGCAGATGGCTTCCGCTCTCTTCCTCGCCAAAAGCCCTCGTCTTCCTCTGTCATG GATATGGCGTGGAATGCAGCGGGTTCATGAAAG GGTGCGGAATTAGGCTTGCGACTGCCGGATTTGGCGTGTTTGGCATCGACTATGAGGGACATGGGAAGTCGATGGGTTCAAGAGCCTACATTAAAAAGTTCCAACATATCATTGAAGATTCCTATCAGTTTTTCAAATCCGTCGCAG GAACAGAGGAATACCGAGACAGGTGCAGATTTTTATACGGGGAGTCAATGGGCGGTGCGGTGGCCCTCCTATTTCACCGAAGGGACCCAACATTTTGGGACGGGGCAGTCCTCGTTGCACCTATGTGTAAG ATATCTGAGAAGGTGAAGCCGCATCCAGTGGTAGTGAATCTCTTGACTCGTGTGGAGGAGATCATACCTAAATGGAAGATAGTTCCTTCAAAAGATGTCATCGATTCCGCCTTCAAAGATCCCATCAAGCGTGAACAG ATTAGGAGCAATAAATTGATCTACCAGGACAAGCCTCGCTTGAAGACCGCTCTGGAACTTCTTAGGACTAGCATGGAACTTGAGAACAACTTATCCACG GTGAAGTTGCCATTCTTCGTGCTCCACGGCGAAGCCGACACGGTGACGGACCCGGAAGTGAGCCGGGCACTGTACGAGCGCTCCGGAAGCGCAGACAAAACCATCAAGCTGTATCCGGGGATGTGGCATGGGCTGACCGCCGGTGAGCCGGACGACAACGTGGAGGCCGTCTTCGCCGACATCATCGAGTGGCTCGACAGGCGGAGTTTCTGCCGGGCTCACGAGTGGGCGGAGAACGTCAAAGTGGTGGGGTCAGACGGCGGCAGCCCGGTTTCTCCGGCGGCGGCAGGGCGGCGGAGGTTCCTGTGCGGGTTGAAGGGGCGGACGCAGCACCACTCGGCGATGTGA
- the LOC122024637 gene encoding dynein light chain 1, cytoplasmic-like gives MAEQSKGSFGGAAQATPTPGIVVKRIDVGEKMRGDAIPPPISCLIFRWSRVGDGFEKHTVAKEVAEFIKKEFDKKHGQSLTLHCWS, from the exons ATGGCAGAGCAGAGCAAGGGCAGTTTCGGTGGCGCGGCGCAGGCGACGCCGACTCCCGGGATCGTCGTCAAGCGGATCGACGTGGGTGAGAAGATGCGCGGCGACGCCATTCCTCCCCCGATCTCGTGCCTTATTTTTCGTTGGTCTCGAGTCGGCGAC GGATTTGAGAAGCACACAGTGGCAAAGGAAGTAGCCGAGTTCATCAAGAAGGAATTTGATAAGAAGCACGGGCAAAGTTTGACACTGCATTGTTGGTCGTGA
- the LOC122025664 gene encoding serine/threonine-protein kinase SAPK7-like has product MEKYEVVSELGSGNFGVARLLRHKGTKELVAMKYIPRGHKIDENVAREIINHRVLRHPNIIRFKEVVLTPTHLGIVMEYAAGGELFDRICNSGRFSEDEARYFFQQLICGVSYCHFLQICHRDLKLENTLLDNSPAPRLKICDFGFSKSSVLHSRPKSTVGTPAYIAPEVLSSREYDGKTADVWSCGVTLFVMLVGAYPFEDPDDPNNFRKTIGRIVSAQYKIPSYVHLSQDCKQFISSIFVANPARRITISEIRNHPWFLKNLPRELAEAAQAQYYQRENAALAYSLQSAEEIMRIVEEARTSSTKAFVSSFAEYDESEGENDDVEDDDEYDKRVKEVRASGEYSFFD; this is encoded by the exons ATGGAGAAGTACGAGGTGGTGAGCGAGTTGGGGTCGGGCAATTTCGGCGTCGCCAGGTTGCTGCGGCACAAGGGGACCAAGGAGCTCGTCGCCATGAAGTACATCCCTAGAGGCCATAAG ATCGACGAGAATGTGGCGAGGGAGATCATCAACCACCGGGTGCTCCGGCATCCCAACATCATCCGATTCAAAGAG GTCGTTTTAACGCCGACGCATCTCGGCATCGTGATGGAATACGCCGCCGGCGGTGAACTCTTCGACCGCATATGCAATTCCGGAAGATTCAGCGAAGATGAG GCACGATATTTTTTTCAGCAGCTCATCTGCGGCGTCAGCTACTGCCATTTCCTG CAAATTTGCCACCGGGACTTGAAGCTGGAGAACACTCTTTTGGACAACAGCCCCGCGCCACGCCTCAAGATCTGCGACTTCGGTTTCTCCAAG TCGTCTGTGCTTCATTCGAGGCCTAAATCCACGGTGGGTACGCCGGCCTACATTGCTCCCGAAGTGCTCTCCAGCCGGGAGTACGATGGCAAG ACAGCTGATGTATGGTCCTGCGGGGTGACATTGTTTGTGATGCTGGTGGGAGCCTACCCTTTCGAAGATCCGGACGACCCCAACAACTTTAGAAAGACCATCGGA AGAATAGTATCGGCACAGTACAAGATACCCAGCTATGTTCACCTTTCACAAGATTGCAAGCAGTTTATTTCAAGCATCTTTGTTGCCAACCCTGCCAGG AGGATCACCATCTCAGAGATAAGGAATCACCCTTGGTTCCTGAAGAATTTGCCTAGAGAGCTGGCAGAGGCAGCACAAGCTCAATACTATCAGAGGGAGAATGCAGCTCTCGCATATTCATTGCAGAGTGCGGAGGAGATAATGAGGATTGTGGAGGAAGCACGGACTTCATCGACAAAAGCATTTGTATCTAGTTTCGCAGAGTACGATGAAAGCGAAGGAGAGAATGATGACGTCGAGGATGATGATGAATACGATAAGAGGGTGAAGGAAGTGAGAGCAAGTGGAGAATATTCGTTTTTTGATTGA
- the LOC122024487 gene encoding signal peptidase complex catalytic subunit SEC11A-like → MGWIADSVESIRSLQIRQVLNQIVSLGMIVTSALIIWKGLMCVTGSESPVVVVLSGSMEPGFKRGDILFLHMSKDPIRTGEIVVFNVDGREIPIVHRVIKVHERQDSEEIEILTKGDNNFGDDRLLYAHGQLWLQKHHIMGRAVGFLPYVGWVTIIMTEKPIIKYLLIGALGLLVITSKE, encoded by the exons atgGGTTGGATTGCAGACAGCGTGGAATCCATCAGATCTTTGCAGATCAGGCAGGTCCTCAACCAGATCGTGAGCCTTG GTATGATTGTGACGTCGGCCCTCATCATATGGAAAGGACTGATGTGTGTCACCGGAAGTGAATCGCCCGTTGTGGTCGTTCTCTCCGGAAGCATGGAACCTGGATTCAAGAGG GGTGACATTCTATTCCTCCACATGAGTAAGGATCCCATTCGAACTGGGGAAATTGTTGTATTCAATGTTGAT GGTCGGGAAATTCCAATTGTTCATCGTGTAATTAAG GTTCATGAGAGACAGGACAGTGAAGAAATTGAGATTCTGACAAAAG GAGATAATAACTTTGGTGATGATAGACTGCTCTATGCTCATGGACAGCTCTGGCTTCAGAAACATCACATCATGGGTCGAGCTGTAGG GTTTTTACCTTATGTTGGTTGGGTGACAATCATCATGACTGAAAAACCAATAATTAAG TACTTGCTGATTGGGGCACTGGGATTGCTGGTTATAACCTCCAAGGAGTAG
- the LOC122025158 gene encoding 40S ribosomal protein S9-2-like, whose protein sequence is MVHVSFYRNYGKTFKKPRRPYEKERLDAELKLVGEYGLRCKRELWRVQYALSRIRNAARELLTLDEKNPRRIFEGEALLRRMNRYGLLEEGQNKLDYVLALTVENFLERRLQTLVFKSGMAKSIHHARVLIRQRHIRVGRQVVNIPSFMVRMDSAKHIDFSLTSPFGGGRPGRVKRRNQKAATKKAAGGDGDEDDEE, encoded by the exons ATGGTGCACGTCAGTTTCTACAGGAACT ATGGGAAAACCTTCAAGAAGCCACGTCGCCCCTATGAGAAAGAGCGGCTGGATGCCGAGCTGAAGCTGGTGGGCGAGTATGGGCTCCGGTGCAAGCGAGAGCTCTGGAGGGTCCAGTACGCGCTGAGCCGTATCCGTAATGCGGCCAGAGAACTTCTCACGCTCGATGAGAAGAACCCTCGGCGAATTTTTGAGGGGGAAGCCCTTCTCCGCCGGATGAATCGGTATGGGCTCCTCGAGGAAGGGCAGAACAAGCTCGACTATGTGCTGGCTCTCACAGTGGAGAACTTTTTGGAGCGGCGTCTGCAGACTCTGGTCTTCAAGTCTGGAATGGCTAAGTCCATCCACCACGCTAGGGTCCTCATCAGGCAGCGCCACATCAG AGTAGGAAGGCAAGTAGTAAACATCCCCTCTTTTATGGTGAGGATGGATTCAGCTAAGCATATTGACTTCTCCCTCACAAGTCCTTTCGGCGGTGGGCGTCCAGGACGGGTGAAAAGAAGAAATCAGAAGGCTGCAACGAAGAAGGCCGCCGGAGGTGATGGAGATGAAGATGATGAGGAATGA
- the LOC122023971 gene encoding uncharacterized protein LOC122023971, with translation MNQRGGALVVDQEAAPPHGILLAVVVGLVVAAPFLVGGEAITGAVADLLSPAGLLLLPVLLILLIRFLSSDRGVILSEIFASGSPDSIHRVGGSPVGVALLLLLILILLYYRFSIFGGDASGDAE, from the coding sequence ATGAACCAGAGAGGAGGAGCGCTGGTGGTGGATCAGGAAGCCGCTCCGCCCCACGGGATCCTGCTAGCCGTCGTCGTCGGCCTGGTGGTGGCCGCGCCCTTCCTCGTCGGCGGCGAGGCCATCACGGGCGCCGTCGCCGACCTCCTCAGCCCCGctggcctcctcctcctccccgtCCTCCTCATCCTCCTCATCCGCTTCCTTTCCTCCGACCGCGGTGTCATCCTCTCCGAGATCTTCGCCTCCGGCTCCCCCGACTCCATCCACCGCGTCGGCGGATCGCCTGTCGGAGTCGCACTCTTGCTCCTCCTCATCCTCATCCTTCTCTACTACCGCTTCTCCATCTTCGGAGGCGACGCCAGCGGCGACGCCGAGTGA
- the LOC122025297 gene encoding flowering-promoting factor 1-like protein 1: MSGVWVFKNGVVRLIEKGSNEQSSSSGRRRKVLLHIPTNKVITCYATLERKLMSLGWERYYDDPNLLQFHKRSSLDLISLPNDFTCFKSMHMYDIVVKNRETFKVIDI; the protein is encoded by the coding sequence ATGTCAGGCGTTTGGGTCTTTAAAAATGGTGTAGTTCGACTAATTGAGAAGGGCAGCAATGAGCAATCATCCAGTAGCGGTCGTCGACGAAAGGTTCTGCTCCACATCCCGACCAACAAAGTCATCACTTGCTATGCAACCTTGGAACGCAAACTAATGAGCTTAGGGTGGGAGAGGTACTACGATGACCCCAACCTCCTTCAATTCCACAAGCGATCCTCCCTCGACCTCATCTCTCTTCCCAACGACTTCACCTGCTTCAAGTCCATGCACATGTACGATATCGTCGTCAAGAATCGAGAGACATTCAAAGTCATCGACATCTAG